In Xanthomonas sacchari, a genomic segment contains:
- a CDS encoding cellulase family glycosylhydrolase: MSPLTRITRCALAAALLAASGSAWSYAVSKGTVVDDRGNAVQLRGVNWFGFEGSAHTVHGLWARNWKDMITQMQGLGFNAVRLPFCPQTLRGVAPTSIDYGRNPDLQGLSSLQVLDKVVNEFSSRGMYVLLDHHSPDCQGISELWYTDSYSEQQWLSDLTFVAKRYASVPGVIGIDLKNEPNGRNTWGTGNLKTDWNKAVERASAAVLKVAPKWLIVVEGITDNPTCSSSYGYWWGGNLEPLTCTKLNVPANRLLLSPHVYGPDVNWQPYFGDGSFPANMPAIWERQFGQLTQRGYAMMIGEFGGNEGRNQAQDPVLQKALIDYLIKKNIRSGFYWAWNPNSRDTGGVLDDDWTTVRTEKMVGLKRLWGDTSGTTPTPTPTPSPTPEPTPEPTPTPTPAPGSASFSTKIIVDSDWNAGYCERVQVTNSGSATGNWAVTLSISGTVNNLWNATWTQSGTTLSASGVDWNKTLAPGATAEFGFCAAR; encoded by the coding sequence ATGTCCCCCCTCACCCGCATCACCCGCTGCGCGCTGGCCGCCGCGCTGCTGGCCGCCAGCGGTTCGGCCTGGAGTTACGCGGTCAGCAAAGGCACGGTGGTGGACGACCGCGGCAACGCGGTGCAGCTGCGCGGCGTCAACTGGTTCGGCTTCGAAGGCAGCGCGCACACCGTGCACGGCCTGTGGGCGCGCAACTGGAAGGACATGATCACGCAGATGCAGGGCCTGGGCTTCAACGCCGTGCGCCTGCCGTTCTGCCCGCAGACCCTGCGCGGCGTCGCCCCGACCAGCATCGACTACGGCCGCAACCCGGACCTGCAGGGCCTGAGCTCGCTGCAGGTGCTGGACAAGGTGGTCAACGAGTTCAGCAGCCGCGGCATGTACGTGCTGCTGGACCACCACTCGCCCGATTGCCAGGGCATCTCCGAGCTCTGGTACACCGACTCCTACAGCGAGCAGCAGTGGCTCAGCGACCTGACGTTCGTGGCCAAGCGCTACGCGTCGGTGCCGGGCGTGATCGGCATCGACCTGAAGAACGAGCCGAACGGGCGCAACACCTGGGGCACCGGCAACCTCAAGACCGACTGGAACAAGGCGGTCGAGCGCGCCTCGGCGGCGGTGCTGAAGGTGGCGCCGAAGTGGCTGATCGTGGTCGAGGGCATCACCGACAACCCGACCTGCTCCAGCAGCTACGGCTACTGGTGGGGCGGCAACCTGGAACCGCTGACCTGCACCAAGCTCAACGTGCCGGCCAACCGCCTGCTGCTGTCGCCGCACGTGTATGGCCCAGACGTGAACTGGCAGCCCTACTTCGGCGACGGCAGCTTCCCGGCCAACATGCCGGCGATCTGGGAGCGCCAGTTCGGCCAGCTGACCCAGCGCGGCTACGCCATGATGATCGGCGAGTTCGGCGGCAACGAAGGCCGCAACCAGGCGCAGGATCCGGTGCTGCAGAAGGCGCTGATCGACTACCTGATCAAGAAGAACATCCGCAGCGGCTTCTACTGGGCATGGAACCCCAACAGCCGCGACACCGGCGGCGTGCTCGACGACGACTGGACCACCGTGCGCACCGAGAAGATGGTCGGGCTGAAGCGGCTGTGGGGCGACACCAGCGGCACCACGCCGACGCCCACTCCGACGCCGTCGCCCACCCCGGAGCCGACGCCGGAGCCGACCCCGACGCCCACGCCGGCCCCGGGCAGCGCCAGCTTCAGCACCAAGATCATCGTCGACAGCGACTGGAACGCCGGCTACTGCGAACGCGTGCAGGTGACCAACAGCGGCAGCGCCACCGGCAACTGGGCGGTCACCCTGTCCATCAGCGGCACCGTCAACAACCTGTGGAACGCCACCTGGACGCAGTCGGGCACCACGCTCAGCGCCAGCGGCGTGGACTGGAACAAGACCCTGGCCCCCGGCGCCACCGCCGAGTTCGGGTTCTGCGCGGCCCGCTGA
- a CDS encoding cellulase family glycosylhydrolase — protein sequence MNRSLHSRLTRCLLAATLVLASGSAWSYAIQQGKVVDDAGNAVQLRGVNWFGFETSQHIVHGLWARNWKDMITQMQGLGFNAVRLPFCPQTLRAVSPGSIDYSRNPDLQGLNSLQILDKVINELSSRGMYVLLDHHTPDCNAISELWYTGSYSEQQWLDDLSFVAKRYASVPGVIGLDLKNEPHGAATWGSGNAATDWNKAAERAAAAVLKLAPNWLIVVEGIADTSTCSSGTAHFWGENLEPLACTPLAIPANRLLLAPHVYGPDVSMQSYFSAANFPANMPAIWEQHFGRFVQAGHALLLGEFGGKYGQGNPLDVQWQNALVDYLIGKGIHSGFYWSWNPNSGDTGGILNDDWSTVRTDKVTLLKQLWDGAGSGNAGGGGGGGGDNGGGGTPTPPPSGSSFSTKVLVDSDWSAGYCNRVQVTNTGGSSGDWSATLSISGTVSNLWNATWTQSGTTLSASGVDWNKTLAPGATAEFGFCAAR from the coding sequence ATGAATCGGTCCCTGCATTCCCGCCTCACCCGCTGCCTGCTGGCCGCGACGCTCGTGCTCGCCAGCGGCTCGGCCTGGAGCTACGCCATCCAGCAGGGCAAGGTGGTGGACGACGCCGGCAACGCGGTGCAGCTGCGCGGCGTCAACTGGTTCGGTTTCGAAACCTCCCAGCACATCGTGCACGGCCTGTGGGCGCGCAACTGGAAGGACATGATCACGCAGATGCAGGGCCTGGGCTTCAACGCCGTGCGCCTGCCGTTCTGCCCGCAGACGCTGCGGGCGGTGTCGCCCGGCAGCATCGACTACAGCCGCAACCCGGATCTGCAAGGCCTGAACTCGCTGCAGATCCTCGACAAGGTGATCAACGAACTCAGCAGCCGCGGCATGTACGTGCTGCTCGACCACCACACGCCGGACTGCAACGCCATCTCCGAACTCTGGTACACCGGCAGCTACAGCGAACAGCAATGGCTGGACGATCTGAGCTTCGTCGCCAAGCGCTACGCGTCGGTCCCGGGGGTGATCGGCCTGGACCTGAAGAACGAGCCGCACGGCGCCGCCACCTGGGGCAGCGGCAACGCCGCCACCGACTGGAACAAGGCCGCCGAACGCGCGGCGGCGGCGGTGCTGAAGCTGGCGCCGAACTGGCTGATCGTGGTCGAGGGCATCGCCGACACGTCGACCTGTTCCAGCGGCACCGCGCACTTCTGGGGCGAGAACCTGGAGCCGCTGGCCTGCACCCCGCTGGCCATCCCCGCCAACCGCCTGCTGCTGGCCCCGCACGTATACGGGCCGGACGTGTCCATGCAGTCCTACTTCAGCGCGGCCAACTTCCCGGCCAACATGCCGGCGATCTGGGAGCAGCACTTCGGCCGGTTCGTCCAGGCCGGCCATGCGCTGCTGCTGGGCGAGTTCGGCGGCAAGTACGGCCAGGGCAACCCGCTGGACGTGCAGTGGCAGAACGCGCTGGTCGACTACCTGATCGGCAAGGGCATCCACAGCGGCTTCTACTGGTCGTGGAACCCGAACAGCGGCGACACCGGCGGCATCCTCAACGACGACTGGAGCACGGTGCGCACCGACAAGGTGACCCTGCTGAAGCAGCTGTGGGACGGCGCCGGCAGCGGCAATGCTGGCGGTGGCGGTGGCGGTGGCGGTGACAACGGTGGCGGCGGAACGCCCACGCCGCCGCCGTCCGGCAGCAGCTTCAGCACCAAGGTGCTGGTGGACAGCGACTGGAGCGCCGGCTACTGCAACCGCGTGCAGGTGACCAACACCGGCGGCAGCAGCGGCGACTGGAGCGCCACCCTGTCGATCAGCGGCACCGTCAGCAACCTGTGGAACGCCACCTGGACCCAATCGGGCACCACCCTCAGCGCCAGCGGCGTGGACTGGAACAAGACCCTGGCCCCCGGCGCGACCGCCGAGTTCGGCTTCTGCGCCGCACGCTGA
- a CDS encoding M16 family metallopeptidase yields the protein MLRPLSLLISSILTLGTGAALVAAPPALAAAAPSQATAPEIAYTRFTLPNGLTVVVHEDHKAPVVAVSIWYHIGSGDEPAGKTGFAHLFEHLMFSGSENHKGTYFQPFEKVGATDMNGTTWFDRTNYFETVPTTALDTALWMESDRMGHLLGAIGQKELDTQRGVVQNEKRQGQNRPYGRVDENILANIFPANHPYQHDTIGSMADLDAASLDDVKQWFHDNYGAANTTLVLAGDITVAQAKAKAEQYFGDIPAGRPVPRQQPWITPLAKQTRGVQHDHVAQPRIYRTWVAPQLGTDDAVLLDLATTVLGGGKTSRLYQRLVYRDKLADDVSAGLQPFALASQLQITADVKEGVDPAKVEAAIADELQKFLAEGPTADELQRAQIGYRAGFVRGLEKVGGFGGKATVLAEGQVYRNDPGAYKKDLERAQDATVASVRKAADTWFGKGDYLLTVLPAPAGFDPAAEDKAVKPLPAAPGKPAPKLPAKGNYSVGKTQVDRAAGVPETTQFPSLSFPQLQRGKLKNGIEVVLAERHTIPVTQIQLLFDAGYATDRGSKLGTANFTAALMNESTRNLDSVDVAQRRQRLGAMTSVSCELDSCDASLNALNDQLAPSLALFADIVRNPAFKADDIERIRGQWLASIAQEKTQPQGLALRTLPPLLYGPTHPYGVPLTGTGTEAAIKSLTASDLSAFQNNWLRPDNVRILVAGDTTLAKIIPQLDAAFGDWQAPAGKRPTKTLPQVAAQPKPRVFLINRDDAPQSLILAGLLAPSTKAPNNLAIGVANGAFGGTFTSRLNMNLREDKRWAYGANSFMIDAIGQRPFLFFAPVQTDKTAESAAEILKEAKAVVGDKPLTVDEIAKIKEQRVRALPGSFETTGAVLGAMEGIVQYGRPDDYVQTLKTRLEAVDQPAAEAAIKEIVAPQAMTWVIVGDLKQIEAPVRALKLGEVQVLDSDGQPIKR from the coding sequence ATGCTCCGACCCTTGTCGCTGTTGATCTCCAGCATCCTCACCCTCGGCACCGGCGCCGCCCTGGTGGCCGCGCCGCCGGCCCTGGCCGCGGCCGCGCCGAGCCAGGCGACCGCGCCGGAGATCGCCTACACCCGCTTCACCCTGCCCAACGGCCTGACCGTGGTGGTGCACGAGGACCACAAGGCGCCGGTGGTGGCGGTGAGCATCTGGTACCACATCGGCTCGGGCGACGAGCCGGCCGGCAAGACCGGCTTCGCGCACCTGTTCGAGCACCTGATGTTCTCCGGCTCGGAGAACCACAAGGGCACCTACTTCCAGCCGTTCGAGAAGGTCGGCGCCACCGACATGAACGGCACCACCTGGTTCGACCGCACCAACTACTTCGAGACCGTGCCGACCACCGCGCTGGACACCGCGCTGTGGATGGAGTCCGACCGCATGGGCCACCTGCTCGGCGCGATCGGCCAGAAGGAACTGGACACCCAGCGCGGCGTGGTCCAGAACGAGAAGCGCCAGGGCCAGAACCGCCCCTACGGCCGCGTCGACGAAAACATCCTGGCCAACATCTTCCCGGCCAACCATCCCTACCAGCACGACACCATCGGCTCGATGGCCGACCTCGACGCGGCCTCGCTGGACGACGTCAAGCAGTGGTTCCACGACAACTACGGCGCCGCCAACACCACCCTGGTGCTGGCCGGCGACATCACCGTGGCGCAGGCCAAGGCCAAGGCCGAGCAGTACTTCGGCGACATCCCCGCCGGCCGCCCGGTGCCGCGCCAGCAGCCGTGGATCACCCCGCTGGCCAAGCAGACCCGCGGCGTGCAGCACGACCACGTCGCGCAGCCGCGCATCTACCGCACCTGGGTCGCACCGCAGCTGGGCACCGACGACGCGGTGCTGCTGGACCTGGCCACCACCGTGCTCGGCGGCGGCAAGACCAGCCGCCTGTACCAGCGCCTGGTCTACCGCGACAAGCTGGCCGACGACGTCTCCGCCGGCCTGCAGCCCTTCGCCCTGGCCAGCCAGCTGCAGATCACCGCCGACGTGAAGGAAGGCGTGGATCCGGCCAAGGTCGAGGCCGCCATCGCCGACGAACTGCAGAAGTTCCTGGCCGAAGGCCCCACCGCCGACGAACTGCAGCGCGCGCAGATCGGCTACCGCGCCGGCTTCGTGCGCGGCCTGGAGAAGGTCGGCGGCTTCGGCGGCAAGGCCACCGTGCTGGCCGAGGGTCAGGTCTACCGCAACGATCCGGGCGCCTACAAGAAGGACCTGGAGCGCGCGCAGGACGCCACCGTCGCCAGCGTGCGCAAGGCCGCCGACACCTGGTTCGGCAAGGGCGACTACCTGCTGACCGTGCTGCCGGCGCCGGCGGGCTTCGACCCGGCAGCCGAGGACAAGGCGGTCAAGCCGCTGCCGGCGGCCCCGGGCAAGCCCGCGCCGAAGCTGCCGGCGAAGGGCAACTACAGCGTCGGCAAGACCCAGGTGGACCGCGCCGCCGGCGTGCCGGAGACCACCCAATTCCCGAGCCTGAGCTTCCCGCAGCTGCAGCGCGGCAAGCTGAAGAACGGCATCGAGGTGGTGCTGGCCGAACGCCACACCATCCCGGTCACGCAGATCCAGCTGCTGTTCGATGCCGGCTACGCGACCGACCGCGGCAGCAAGCTCGGCACCGCCAACTTCACCGCGGCGCTGATGAACGAAAGCACCCGCAACCTGGATTCGGTGGACGTGGCGCAGCGCCGCCAGCGCCTGGGCGCGATGACCAGCGTGTCCTGCGAACTGGACAGCTGCGACGCCTCGCTCAATGCGCTCAACGACCAGCTGGCGCCGTCGCTGGCGCTGTTCGCCGACATCGTGCGCAACCCCGCGTTCAAGGCCGACGACATCGAGCGCATCCGCGGCCAGTGGCTGGCCTCGATCGCGCAGGAGAAGACCCAGCCGCAGGGCCTGGCGCTGCGCACCCTGCCGCCGCTGCTGTACGGCCCGACCCATCCCTACGGCGTGCCGCTCACCGGTACCGGCACCGAGGCGGCGATCAAGAGCCTGACCGCCAGCGACCTGAGCGCGTTCCAGAACAACTGGCTGCGTCCGGACAACGTGCGCATCCTGGTCGCCGGCGACACCACCCTGGCCAAGATCATCCCGCAGCTGGATGCCGCGTTCGGCGACTGGCAGGCCCCGGCCGGCAAGCGTCCGACCAAGACCCTGCCGCAGGTGGCCGCGCAGCCCAAGCCGCGCGTGTTCCTGATCAATCGCGACGACGCCCCGCAATCGCTGATCCTGGCCGGCCTGCTGGCCCCCTCGACCAAGGCGCCGAACAACCTGGCGATCGGCGTGGCCAACGGCGCCTTCGGCGGCACCTTCACCTCGCGGCTGAACATGAACCTGCGCGAGGACAAGCGCTGGGCCTACGGCGCCAACAGCTTCATGATCGACGCGATCGGCCAGCGCCCGTTCCTGTTCTTCGCTCCGGTGCAGACCGACAAGACCGCCGAATCGGCCGCCGAGATCCTCAAGGAAGCCAAGGCCGTGGTCGGCGACAAGCCGCTGACCGTCGACGAGATCGCCAAGATCAAGGAACAGCGCGTGCGCGCCCTGCCGGGCAGCTTCGAGACCACCGGTGCGGTGCTCGGCGCGATGGAAGGCATCGTCCAGTACGGCCGCCCGGACGACTACGTGCAGACGCTGAAGACGCGCCTGGAAGCGGTCGACCAGCCGGCGGCGGAAGCGGCGATCAAGGAGATCGTGGCGCCGCAGGCGATGACCTGGGTCATCGTCGGCGACCTCAAGCAGATCGAAGCGCCGGTGCGCGCGCTGAAGCTGGGCGAGGTGCAGGTGCTGGACAGCGACGGCCAGCCGATCAAGCGCTGA
- a CDS encoding GAF domain-containing protein, whose product MTDEAQRQRVLDSYRIVDSLPEAAYQDIVQIAAALCDTPIALLSLLDRDRQWFKARLGLEPPQTARSQAVCDHAIRHPDRMLEVTDLADDPRFSDMQVVRGDTGARFYAGMPLVTEDGVALGTVCVLDTAPRQLTDAQREGLRALARTAMRLLDERRHALQREREAILQPHAADAHGAGADGRYRVVILEVQELAALAERQSERLLGSSLQQLDRTLASYVQDGGADSVDRATEHAEFIVMLHGADAEQKLRGLREIAARQQALGLTVLVGDAQAERADEPIGQVFLRAEAALSAEKDRQRSQAP is encoded by the coding sequence ATGACCGATGAAGCCCAGCGCCAGCGTGTCCTCGACAGCTACCGCATCGTCGACAGCCTGCCCGAGGCCGCCTACCAGGACATCGTGCAGATCGCCGCCGCACTGTGCGACACGCCGATCGCCCTGCTGTCGCTGCTGGACCGCGACCGGCAGTGGTTCAAGGCCCGGCTGGGCCTGGAGCCGCCGCAGACCGCGCGCAGCCAGGCGGTGTGCGATCACGCCATCCGCCATCCCGACCGCATGCTCGAGGTCACCGACCTCGCCGACGACCCGCGCTTTTCCGACATGCAGGTGGTGCGCGGCGATACCGGCGCGCGCTTCTATGCCGGCATGCCGCTGGTCACCGAGGACGGCGTCGCGCTGGGCACCGTGTGCGTACTGGACACCGCGCCGCGCCAGCTCACCGACGCCCAGCGCGAGGGCCTGCGCGCGCTGGCGCGCACCGCCATGCGCCTGCTCGACGAACGCCGCCACGCCCTCCAACGCGAGCGCGAGGCGATCCTGCAACCGCACGCCGCCGACGCCCACGGCGCCGGCGCCGACGGCCGTTACCGGGTGGTGATCCTGGAAGTGCAGGAACTGGCCGCGCTGGCCGAGCGGCAGAGCGAACGCCTGCTCGGCAGCAGCCTGCAGCAGCTCGACCGGACCCTGGCCAGCTATGTGCAGGATGGCGGCGCCGACAGCGTCGACCGCGCCACCGAGCATGCCGAGTTCATCGTCATGCTGCATGGCGCCGATGCCGAGCAGAAGCTGCGCGGCCTGCGCGAGATCGCCGCGCGGCAGCAGGCGCTCGGGCTGACCGTGCTGGTCGGCGACGCCCAGGCCGAACGGGCGGACGAGCCGATCGGGCAGGTGTTCCTGCGCGCCGAAGCCGCGCTCAGCGCCGAAAAGGACCGCCAGCGGTCGCAGGCGCCCTGA
- the treA gene encoding alpha,alpha-trehalase TreA, whose translation MSHAAPPCCTPLLSLSLGLLLGTADTAMAEAAPATTLTAPAPPPQTPDLAYPELFQAVQRQELFDDQKHFVDALPLRDPALINADYLAQRQQPGFDLRRFVAANFEESGPVQTEAIRQDTGLREHIDALWPLLVRRQVDVPAYSSLLSLPHPYVVPGGRFREVYYWDSYFTMLGLVESGEHERSRQMLDNFAYLIDSYGHIPNGNRTYYLSRSQPPFFSHMVQLQAKVEGDAAYARYLPQLQKEYAYWMEGAQTLAPGSAHAHVVRLADGSLLNRYWDARDTPRPEAWLHDVRTAAEAKDRPAAEVYRDLRAGAESGWDYSSRWLGDRKTLASIRTTAIVPVDLNSLLYHLESTLALACAKHPDAAGCDTDYAALASARKAAIDKHLWSDAGYYADYDWQQRRLREQVTAAALYPLFVGAASPARAKRSADTVQAQLLRPGGVATTRLHTGQQWDEPNGWAPLQWIAVDGLRRYGQDALAQRIGSRFLARVQALFAQQHKLVEKYAVDAQAKGGGGGEYALQDGFGWTNGVTLLLMDLYAAPVAAPAPSHAQVQAEPEEEALAL comes from the coding sequence ATGAGCCATGCCGCTCCTCCCTGCTGCACCCCGCTGCTGAGCCTGTCGCTCGGCCTGTTGCTCGGCACCGCCGATACCGCCATGGCGGAGGCCGCGCCCGCGACGACGCTGACCGCGCCGGCACCGCCGCCGCAGACGCCCGACCTGGCCTACCCGGAACTGTTCCAGGCGGTGCAGCGGCAGGAACTGTTCGACGACCAGAAGCATTTCGTCGACGCGTTGCCGCTGCGCGACCCGGCGCTGATCAACGCCGACTATCTGGCGCAGCGCCAGCAGCCCGGCTTCGACCTGCGCCGCTTCGTCGCCGCCAACTTCGAGGAATCCGGCCCGGTGCAGACCGAGGCGATCCGCCAGGACACCGGCCTGCGCGAGCACATCGACGCGCTGTGGCCGCTGCTGGTGCGCCGCCAGGTCGACGTGCCGGCCTACAGCAGCCTGCTGTCGCTGCCGCACCCCTACGTGGTGCCGGGCGGGCGCTTCCGCGAGGTCTACTACTGGGATTCCTACTTCACCATGCTCGGCCTGGTGGAAAGCGGCGAGCACGAGCGCAGCCGGCAGATGCTGGACAACTTCGCCTACCTGATCGACAGCTACGGGCACATCCCCAACGGCAACCGCACCTACTACCTGAGCCGCTCGCAGCCGCCGTTCTTCTCGCACATGGTGCAGTTGCAGGCCAAGGTCGAGGGCGACGCCGCCTACGCGCGCTACCTGCCGCAGTTGCAGAAGGAATACGCGTACTGGATGGAAGGCGCGCAGACCCTGGCCCCGGGCAGTGCGCATGCGCATGTGGTGCGGCTGGCCGACGGCAGCCTGCTCAACCGTTACTGGGACGCCCGCGACACACCGCGCCCGGAAGCCTGGCTGCACGACGTGCGCACCGCCGCCGAGGCCAAGGACCGCCCCGCCGCCGAGGTGTACCGCGATCTGCGCGCCGGCGCCGAGAGCGGCTGGGACTATTCCAGCCGCTGGCTCGGCGACCGCAAGACCCTGGCCAGCATCCGCACCACCGCCATCGTCCCGGTCGACCTGAACAGCCTGCTCTACCACCTGGAGAGCACCCTGGCCCTGGCCTGCGCCAAGCACCCCGACGCGGCCGGCTGCGACACCGACTATGCCGCCCTGGCCAGCGCGCGCAAGGCGGCCATCGACAAGCACCTGTGGAGCGACGCCGGCTACTACGCCGACTACGACTGGCAGCAGCGGCGGCTGCGCGAGCAGGTGACCGCGGCGGCGCTGTACCCGCTGTTCGTCGGCGCCGCCTCGCCGGCGCGGGCCAAGCGCAGCGCCGACACCGTGCAGGCGCAGTTGCTGCGCCCGGGCGGGGTGGCGACCACGCGCCTGCATACCGGCCAGCAGTGGGACGAGCCCAACGGCTGGGCACCGCTGCAATGGATCGCCGTGGACGGCCTGCGCCGCTACGGCCAGGACGCGCTGGCGCAGCGCATCGGCAGCCGCTTCCTGGCGCGGGTGCAGGCGCTGTTCGCGCAGCAGCACAAGCTGGTGGAGAAGTACGCGGTGGACGCACAGGCCAAGGGCGGCGGCGGCGGCGAGTACGCGCTGCAGGACGGCTTCGGCTGGACCAACGGCGTGACCCTGTTGCTGATGGACCTGTACGCGGCGCCCGTCGCGGCGCCGGCTCCCTCGCATGCCCAGGTGCAGGCGGAACCGGAAGAGGAGGCGTTGGCGCTCTGA
- a CDS encoding lytic transglycosylase domain-containing protein, with translation MPLARAALCLLLCCGVVAGASARTVYRCVREGTVSLATAPEPGSRCTPKELDDAAIATPNLWGNLGVFSGTLYEREQDGQLVYSTRNLPGSRPYLRFTAVTPPGESAHPGLGKLGAPQLQAHTKQFRAAARATGVDEPWLRAIAHAESGFDAAAVSPKGAQGVMQLLPEVAKEYGVRDPFAADQSIAGGARYMRALLRRYAGDRVLAAAAYNAGIGTVARYGGVPPYAETREYIDKVMALYQRYRAAMGIAVETPAQ, from the coding sequence ATGCCGCTTGCCCGTGCCGCGCTGTGCCTGCTGCTGTGCTGCGGTGTGGTCGCCGGCGCGTCTGCGCGCACCGTGTATCGCTGCGTGCGCGAGGGCACGGTCAGCCTGGCCACCGCGCCGGAGCCGGGCTCGCGCTGCACGCCGAAGGAACTGGACGATGCGGCGATCGCCACGCCCAATCTGTGGGGCAACCTGGGCGTGTTCAGCGGCACCCTGTACGAGCGCGAGCAGGACGGGCAACTGGTCTACTCCACGCGCAACCTGCCGGGCTCGCGGCCCTACCTGCGCTTCACCGCCGTGACCCCGCCCGGCGAGAGCGCGCACCCTGGCCTGGGCAAGCTCGGGGCGCCGCAACTGCAGGCGCACACCAAGCAGTTCCGCGCCGCGGCGCGTGCCACCGGGGTGGACGAGCCGTGGCTGCGCGCGATCGCGCATGCCGAAAGCGGCTTCGACGCCGCCGCGGTCTCGCCCAAGGGTGCGCAAGGGGTGATGCAACTGCTGCCGGAGGTCGCCAAGGAATACGGCGTGCGCGATCCGTTCGCGGCCGACCAGTCGATCGCCGGCGGCGCACGCTACATGCGCGCGCTGCTGCGCCGCTACGCAGGCGACCGGGTGCTTGCCGCGGCGGCCTACAACGCCGGCATCGGCACGGTGGCGCGCTACGGCGGCGTGCCGCCGTACGCGGAGACCCGCGAGTACATCGACAAGGTGATGGCGCTGTACCAGCGCTACCGCGCCGCGATGGGAATCGCCGTGGAGACGCCGGCGCAGTAG
- a CDS encoding transporter substrate-binding domain-containing protein — protein sequence MTRRLAAGLLGAALALPAHAAPSHLDSVLQRGALRVCTTGDYAPYSRLRADGSYEGIDIALAQSLADSLEVKLQWVPTRWPTLLPDLRADRCDIAVGGISVSLPRQRQAWFSAVLEVDGKIPLVRCADRARYRDIARIDRPEVRVIEPRGGTNEAFARRELPHAQLILSDDNPAIFRDLREGRADVMITDASEARFQQRQVPGLCAVAPKQPLQYSEKAFLLPRDDVAWKAYVDQWLHLSKASGAYARVVAAWLGEAEPTP from the coding sequence ATGACCCGACGCCTGGCCGCCGGCCTGCTCGGCGCCGCCCTGGCGCTGCCCGCGCACGCCGCGCCCTCGCACCTGGACAGCGTGCTGCAACGCGGCGCGCTGCGCGTGTGCACCACCGGCGACTACGCGCCCTACAGCCGGCTGCGCGCCGACGGCAGCTACGAAGGCATCGACATCGCCCTGGCGCAATCGCTGGCCGACAGCCTGGAGGTGAAGCTGCAGTGGGTGCCCACGCGCTGGCCGACGCTGCTGCCGGACCTGCGCGCCGACCGCTGCGACATCGCCGTCGGCGGCATCTCGGTGTCGCTGCCGCGGCAGCGCCAGGCCTGGTTCAGTGCGGTGCTGGAGGTCGACGGCAAGATTCCACTGGTGCGCTGCGCCGACCGCGCGCGCTACCGCGACATCGCCCGGATCGACCGCCCCGAGGTGCGGGTGATCGAACCGCGCGGCGGCACCAACGAGGCCTTCGCCCGACGCGAACTGCCGCATGCGCAGCTGATCCTGTCCGACGACAACCCGGCCATCTTCCGCGACCTGCGCGAGGGCCGCGCCGACGTCATGATCACCGACGCCTCCGAAGCGCGCTTCCAGCAGCGCCAGGTGCCCGGCCTGTGCGCGGTGGCGCCAAAGCAACCGCTGCAGTACAGCGAAAAGGCGTTCCTGCTGCCGCGCGACGATGTGGCCTGGAAGGCCTACGTCGACCAATGGCTGCACCTGAGCAAGGCCAGCGGCGCCTATGCGCGGGTCGTGGCCGCGTGGCTGGGCGAGGCGGAACCGACGCCGTAG
- a CDS encoding DUF4410 domain-containing protein, translating into MKLQWKTLALASVMLLATGCATNSVVHQSYKATTAETYWYQLTGNADTDAESLAMFRRQLDAQLDAAHLHSAQGQANARKMTIVIDHYYMRSNGARFWAGIMAGRDKIKSRVDIADANGKTAAQFDVESTNSTAWGTSEGLIERHAEEIVERLKQLQ; encoded by the coding sequence ATGAAACTGCAATGGAAAACGCTCGCGCTGGCGAGCGTGATGTTGCTGGCAACCGGCTGCGCGACCAACAGCGTGGTGCACCAGAGCTACAAGGCGACCACCGCCGAAACCTACTGGTACCAGCTCACCGGCAACGCCGATACCGACGCCGAGAGCCTGGCCATGTTCCGGCGCCAGCTCGACGCGCAGCTGGACGCGGCGCACCTGCACAGCGCGCAGGGCCAGGCCAACGCGCGCAAGATGACCATCGTCATCGACCACTACTACATGCGCAGCAACGGCGCGCGCTTCTGGGCCGGCATCATGGCCGGGCGCGACAAGATCAAGAGCCGGGTCGACATCGCCGACGCCAACGGCAAGACCGCCGCGCAGTTCGACGTGGAATCGACCAACAGCACCGCCTGGGGCACCTCCGAAGGCCTGATCGAGCGCCACGCCGAAGAGATCGTCGAGCGGCTCAAGCAACTGCAGTAG